The Candidatus Limnocylindrales bacterium genome has a segment encoding these proteins:
- a CDS encoding fatty acid desaturase family protein, protein MTTLLRPAALQPTADDTASPNESTTTSDGARVERTVAAERWLDRFTRAEIVELLQFEDRHSWAAFAVNWGLVFASMALVARWPNPLTIVFALFVIAGRQLGMSILMHEASHRTLFKDRRLNDFMGNWLAAYPVWSDLAPYRPYHLKHHAKNWSKDDPDLDLATPFPITRASLRRKIWRDLSGQTGWKRFKALLRRDLGMSAGKSKRQATSASEALRGVIVSNLVLLAILTAFGHPALYLLWFGAWMTTYSLVLRIRAIAEHAMPKDPSDPFHNARTTMASWWERLFLAPNYVNFHLEHHLLMTVPHYKLPTFHRMLRDRGLLANANVAHGYLGVLRVASSKAET, encoded by the coding sequence ATGACAACTTTGTTGCGGCCAGCAGCCCTGCAGCCGACTGCCGACGATACGGCGAGCCCGAACGAATCCACGACGACGAGCGACGGCGCGCGCGTCGAACGCACTGTCGCCGCCGAGCGCTGGCTCGACCGCTTCACGCGCGCCGAGATCGTCGAGCTGCTTCAGTTCGAAGACCGGCATTCGTGGGCCGCGTTCGCGGTCAACTGGGGCCTGGTCTTCGCGTCGATGGCGCTGGTTGCGCGCTGGCCGAATCCGCTGACGATCGTCTTCGCGCTGTTCGTGATTGCCGGCCGCCAGCTCGGCATGTCGATCCTGATGCACGAGGCCTCGCACCGCACGCTGTTCAAGGACCGTCGGCTGAACGACTTCATGGGAAACTGGCTGGCCGCTTATCCGGTCTGGTCCGATCTTGCGCCGTATCGCCCGTACCATCTCAAGCACCACGCCAAGAACTGGTCCAAGGACGATCCCGACCTCGACCTCGCGACGCCGTTTCCGATCACGCGCGCGAGCCTCCGGCGCAAGATCTGGCGGGATCTTTCCGGACAGACCGGATGGAAGAGGTTCAAGGCGCTGCTGCGGCGCGACCTTGGAATGAGCGCCGGAAAGAGCAAGCGCCAGGCGACGAGCGCAAGCGAAGCCCTGCGCGGAGTCATCGTCAGCAACCTCGTGCTGCTGGCGATCCTCACGGCCTTCGGGCATCCGGCGCTGTATCTTCTGTGGTTCGGAGCGTGGATGACGACGTACAGCCTGGTGCTTCGCATCCGCGCGATCGCCGAGCATGCGATGCCGAAGGACCCATCTGATCCTTTTCACAATGCGCGCACGACCATGGCGAGCTGGTGGGAACGTTTGTTTCTGGCACCGAACTACGTCAATTTTCACCTGGAACATCACCTGCTGATGACCGTACCGCACTACAAATTGCCGACGTTTCACCGCATGCTTCGCGATCGTGGCCTGCTCGCCAACGCGAACGTTGCGCACGGCTATCTCGGCGTCCTGCGGGTCGCTTCTTCGAAGGCCGAAACCTGA